In one window of Tenacibaculum mesophilum DNA:
- a CDS encoding DUF2723 domain-containing protein — protein MTEFNYKKWNIILGWVSFAVALITYTLTLEPTVSSWDCGEYIATAVNLEVGHPPGAPLFQMLGAFFAMFTSDPSQLAKMVNFMSGLASAFTILFMFWTITNLARRMAIKNGKLGNNEAIAVLGSGLVGALAYTFSDSFWFSAVEGEVYAMSSFLMALLFWLGLRWESELNTPRGNKWLVLISFVVGLSFGVHILSLLVIPSIVLVYFFKTYKDINIKTTAIATLVAILVLAFVFKFLFPFTLKFFSVAELFFINQVGLPYNSGTIIAGIVLIALFFYGLKYTRKKNLVTANTLVLSVLFIMIGFSSWLMLPIRANADTIINENNPSSARELLAYYNREQYGDANVFYDNYYSVAYDREQDADNPYKDDKPKYEKIDGKYVIVNRYKNVLPNYSSKHKGFIPRMVNPASEQQYKSIAGIPARSKRRPTFLENIKFMVDFQFGYMYGRYFMWNFVGRQNDIQGHLDIENGNWLSGIDFIDEARLGSQQNLPDDIKNNKGRNTYFFLPFILGLIGLLYQLNRDKKNFYVLTLFFLFTGLAIIFYTNPKPFEPRERDYAVVGSFYVFAIWIGFGVLALYDYFKKYAPKKVVAIAVSVVSLLAVPALMGFQNWDDHDRADRYLAQLNAQTYLESCDPNAIIFTIGDNDTFPLWYMQQVEGVRRDIKIVNTSLFQTDWYIDQMKKKTYDADPIPSQLTHDQYKYGTLDMAYYYPLPQLKDSLLNIKDFMRWIASDNDATYLDAGDGAKEKFYPTNRIRIPVNKENALKTGLVAQKDADKMVDYIDITVDDRGLSKARLLMLDILNNFDWKRPIYFTGGANADEEYIWLKDYLQLDGMAYKLVPIKTSNKGRTIFDMGRIDPEKMYNNVKKWDWKTINNGEIYLDEQSKRNAISLRNNLIRLSEEFLQKGDSVNAKDVLDLSLHKMPIKDFDHYNFSLGYPELYYRIGDINKARETAETLADIFQQKLKYYSTFNTQDIDLIIDNLETTLYMYQNLVQQITRYDKDEDYGKKFFEDYITHARLFSHLMPEEEPELPQELDTIKP, from the coding sequence ATGACTGAGTTTAACTATAAAAAGTGGAACATCATTTTAGGATGGGTTTCGTTTGCAGTAGCGTTAATCACTTATACCTTAACTCTTGAACCCACAGTGAGTTCATGGGATTGTGGAGAATATATCGCAACTGCTGTAAATTTAGAAGTTGGACACCCTCCTGGTGCTCCTTTATTTCAAATGTTAGGTGCTTTTTTCGCTATGTTTACTAGTGACCCTAGTCAGTTGGCAAAAATGGTCAACTTTATGTCTGGATTGGCAAGTGCTTTTACTATCCTTTTCATGTTTTGGACAATTACCAATTTAGCTAGAAGAATGGCTATAAAAAACGGAAAACTGGGCAATAATGAAGCTATTGCTGTATTAGGAAGCGGATTAGTAGGTGCTTTAGCGTATACTTTTTCAGATAGTTTTTGGTTTAGTGCTGTTGAAGGGGAAGTGTATGCTATGTCTTCTTTCTTAATGGCGCTACTATTTTGGTTAGGGTTACGATGGGAAAGTGAATTAAATACTCCTAGAGGAAATAAATGGTTGGTATTGATAAGTTTTGTAGTTGGATTATCTTTTGGAGTTCACATATTATCCTTATTAGTAATTCCATCAATTGTTTTGGTATATTTCTTCAAAACATATAAGGATATCAACATCAAAACAACTGCAATTGCTACACTAGTTGCAATATTAGTTTTAGCGTTTGTGTTTAAGTTTTTATTCCCTTTCACTTTAAAATTCTTTAGTGTTGCTGAGTTATTCTTTATCAACCAAGTAGGACTACCTTATAATTCAGGAACTATTATAGCTGGAATTGTTTTAATAGCTTTATTCTTTTACGGATTAAAATATACACGTAAAAAGAACTTAGTTACTGCAAATACTTTAGTGCTTTCAGTATTATTCATAATGATTGGTTTCTCGTCTTGGTTAATGTTACCAATACGTGCGAATGCTGATACCATTATTAACGAGAACAACCCATCAAGTGCGCGTGAACTACTAGCATACTACAATCGTGAACAATATGGTGATGCAAATGTTTTTTATGATAATTACTATTCTGTAGCTTATGATAGAGAACAAGATGCCGACAATCCTTATAAAGACGATAAACCTAAGTACGAAAAAATAGATGGCAAGTATGTTATTGTAAACAGGTACAAAAATGTACTTCCTAATTACTCAAGCAAACACAAAGGGTTTATTCCTCGTATGGTAAATCCTGCTTCTGAACAACAATACAAAAGTATTGCTGGAATTCCTGCTCGAAGTAAAAGACGTCCAACGTTTTTAGAAAACATAAAATTCATGGTTGATTTTCAATTTGGATATATGTACGGGCGTTATTTTATGTGGAACTTTGTAGGTCGTCAAAACGATATTCAAGGACATCTAGATATTGAAAATGGAAACTGGTTAAGCGGTATTGATTTTATTGATGAGGCTCGCTTAGGCTCACAACAAAACTTACCTGATGATATTAAAAACAATAAGGGACGTAACACTTACTTCTTTTTACCTTTTATTTTAGGGCTTATTGGTTTGTTATATCAACTCAATAGAGATAAGAAGAATTTTTATGTGTTAACACTGTTCTTTTTATTCACAGGATTAGCTATCATATTTTACACGAACCCAAAACCTTTTGAACCTCGTGAACGTGATTATGCGGTAGTTGGTTCCTTTTATGTATTTGCTATTTGGATTGGTTTTGGAGTACTTGCCCTTTATGATTACTTTAAAAAGTATGCTCCTAAAAAGGTAGTTGCAATTGCTGTTTCAGTGGTTTCATTACTAGCTGTCCCTGCTTTAATGGGCTTCCAAAATTGGGATGATCACGATAGAGCTGACCGTTATTTAGCACAGCTAAATGCACAAACCTATCTAGAAAGTTGTGACCCGAATGCGATTATCTTTACTATTGGAGACAATGACACTTTCCCTCTTTGGTACATGCAACAAGTAGAAGGTGTTCGCAGAGATATTAAAATAGTAAACACAAGTCTTTTTCAAACAGATTGGTACATCGATCAAATGAAAAAGAAAACCTATGATGCTGACCCTATTCCATCACAGTTAACACACGATCAGTACAAGTATGGAACCTTGGATATGGCATACTACTACCCACTTCCACAGTTAAAAGATTCTTTACTTAATATAAAAGATTTTATGCGTTGGATAGCTAGTGATAATGATGCCACTTATTTAGACGCAGGAGATGGCGCTAAGGAAAAATTTTATCCAACCAACAGAATTCGTATTCCTGTTAACAAAGAAAATGCTTTAAAAACTGGATTAGTAGCACAAAAAGATGCTGATAAAATGGTAGATTATATTGACATTACTGTTGATGATAGAGGTTTATCTAAAGCAAGACTTTTAATGCTAGACATTTTAAATAATTTCGACTGGAAGCGACCTATTTACTTTACTGGTGGTGCAAATGCTGATGAAGAATACATTTGGCTAAAAGATTACTTACAATTAGATGGAATGGCGTACAAATTAGTACCTATAAAAACATCTAATAAAGGGCGAACAATTTTTGACATGGGACGCATAGATCCTGAAAAAATGTATAACAATGTTAAAAAATGGGATTGGAAAACAATCAATAACGGAGAAATTTACCTAGATGAGCAAAGTAAGCGTAACGCAATTTCATTACGTAATAACTTAATTCGTTTATCTGAAGAATTCTTACAAAAAGGAGATTCTGTAAATGCAAAAGACGTGTTAGATTTATCGTTACACAAAATGCCTATTAAAGATTTTGATCACTACAATTTCTCTTTAGGCTATCCAGAATTGTATTATCGTATTGGTGATATTAATAAAGCTAGAGAAACTGCCGAAACCTTAGCTGATATTTTCCAACAGAAGTTAAAGTATTATAGCACATTTAATACTCAGGACATTGATTTAATCATCGATAATTTAGAAACAACTCTGTACATGTATCAAAACTTAGTTCAGCAAATTACTCGATATGACAAAGATGAAGATTATGGTAAAAAGTTTTTTGAAGATTATATAACACATGCTCGTCTATTTAGTCATTTAATGCCTGAAGAAGAGCCTGAGCTTCCGCAAGAACTCGATACTATTAAGCCTTAA
- a CDS encoding polysaccharide deacetylase family protein, which translates to MRLYFIKTPRILKRLFAKYTWSFFSTQKEIFLTFDDGPIPKVTEFVLDQLHLFNAKATFFCIGDNIRKYPAVFSRIVNEGHSVGNHTFNHLNGWKNSNTTYINNINKCENLLSHQKTKLFRPPYGKIKRKQAKQLLAKLFRPPYGKIKRKQAKQLLANGYKIIMWDVLSADFDPTITKEKCLQNVLRNVENGSIIVFHDSIKASDKLYYVLPKVLEEFSLQGYKFKAIS; encoded by the coding sequence ATGAGGTTATATTTTATAAAGACACCACGTATACTTAAACGTTTATTCGCTAAATATACGTGGTCTTTTTTTTCTACTCAAAAAGAAATATTTCTAACCTTTGATGATGGACCTATTCCAAAAGTAACAGAATTTGTACTTGACCAACTTCACCTATTCAATGCAAAAGCTACTTTTTTTTGTATTGGTGATAATATTCGAAAATACCCCGCTGTTTTTTCAAGAATTGTTAATGAAGGACATTCGGTAGGAAACCACACTTTTAATCATTTAAACGGCTGGAAAAACAGCAATACAACTTATATTAACAACATAAACAAATGCGAAAACTTATTATCGCATCAAAAAACAAAACTATTTCGCCCTCCTTACGGAAAAATAAAAAGAAAACAAGCCAAACAACTTCTTGCAAAACTATTTCGCCCTCCTTACGGAAAAATAAAAAGAAAACAAGCCAAACAACTTCTTGCTAATGGTTATAAAATTATTATGTGGGATGTATTGTCAGCAGATTTTGACCCGACTATTACTAAAGAAAAATGTTTACAAAATGTACTCAGAAATGTAGAAAATGGGAGTATTATCGTTTTTCACGATAGTATAAAAGCTAGCGACAAGTTATATTATGTGCTTCCAAAAGTTCTAGAAGAATTTTCGTTACAAGGTTATAAGTTTAAGGCAATTTCTTAA
- a CDS encoding thioredoxin family protein — protein MTKFGEIISINKPVLIDFYADWSELEPSLDTLRDVAAALGDKAKVIKIDINKNEILADALRVKGNPTFMIYKNGEMKWRQTGEQDANTLIGLVQQFV, from the coding sequence ATGACAAAGTTTGGTGAAATTATAAGCATTAACAAACCTGTGTTAATCGATTTTTATGCAGATTGGAGTGAACTAGAACCTAGTTTAGATACACTTCGTGATGTAGCTGCTGCATTAGGAGACAAAGCCAAGGTGATTAAAATAGATATTAACAAGAATGAAATTCTTGCAGATGCCTTACGTGTTAAAGGAAATCCAACTTTTATGATTTATAAAAATGGAGAGATGAAATGGCGCCAAACTGGAGAGCAAGACGCTAATACGTTAATAGGCTTAGTTCAGCAGTTTGTTTAA
- a CDS encoding metallophosphoesterase, protein MSRWLVTVIIISAIIIVFEAYAFQAIKTLTRSKIIRYGWLLIGVLAYIHFFYVIFGYDRSSGQTREFQWAMGMLLLVLVPKVVIFLLMFGEDVVRWSQKGISFLFKEETKDLVGRRAFISKLALGLAALPFASMLYGIFKGKYNYKVLKYQLSFKDLPEAFDGFTISHITDIHSGSFDNKEKIKYGVDLINEQKSDMILFTGDIVNNFAHEMDDWISVFSKLEAPVGKYSVLGNHDYGDYSDWKTPEDKKANFKAVKDIHPKIGFELLLNEHKYIEKDGQKIALIGVENWGKGFNKAGDLKKASEGVSKDDFKILLSHDPSHWEYKIKQDDFNYHLTLSGHTHGLQFGIEIPGWIKWSPSKYVYKQWAGLYKEFNRYINVNRGFGYHAFPGRVGIWPEITVIELKKA, encoded by the coding sequence ATGTCTCGTTGGTTAGTAACAGTTATTATAATATCCGCAATAATTATTGTGTTTGAAGCGTATGCTTTTCAAGCAATAAAAACACTTACAAGAAGTAAAATTATTCGTTATGGATGGTTGTTAATTGGGGTATTAGCTTACATACACTTTTTTTATGTGATTTTTGGTTACGATAGGAGTTCGGGGCAAACAAGAGAGTTTCAATGGGCAATGGGAATGCTTTTACTTGTTTTAGTTCCTAAGGTGGTGATTTTTTTATTAATGTTTGGAGAAGATGTGGTTAGATGGTCTCAAAAAGGAATCTCATTTTTGTTTAAAGAAGAAACCAAAGACTTGGTTGGTAGAAGAGCTTTCATATCAAAACTAGCTTTAGGACTGGCAGCACTACCGTTTGCAAGTATGTTGTATGGTATTTTTAAAGGAAAATACAATTACAAAGTGCTTAAATACCAGTTAAGTTTTAAAGATTTACCAGAAGCTTTTGATGGTTTTACTATATCTCACATTACTGATATTCACTCAGGAAGTTTTGATAATAAAGAAAAAATTAAATATGGAGTAGATTTAATTAACGAGCAAAAATCTGACATGATTTTATTTACGGGAGATATTGTAAATAATTTTGCACACGAAATGGATGATTGGATTTCTGTTTTTTCAAAGTTAGAGGCACCTGTTGGAAAATACTCAGTATTAGGTAATCATGATTATGGTGATTATTCTGATTGGAAAACTCCAGAAGATAAAAAAGCAAATTTCAAAGCAGTAAAAGATATTCATCCAAAAATAGGATTTGAATTATTATTAAATGAGCATAAATACATTGAAAAAGACGGACAAAAAATAGCATTGATTGGAGTAGAGAACTGGGGAAAGGGCTTTAATAAAGCAGGAGATCTTAAAAAAGCATCAGAAGGGGTAAGTAAAGATGATTTTAAAATTTTACTGTCCCACGACCCAAGTCATTGGGAATATAAAATAAAACAAGACGATTTTAATTATCATTTAACTTTAAGCGGACATACGCATGGTTTACAATTTGGGATTGAAATTCCTGGTTGGATAAAATGGAGCCCATCAAAATATGTTTATAAACAATGGGCAGGGTTATATAAAGAGTTTAATAGGTACATCAATGTGAATAGAGGGTTTGGTTACCATGCCTTTCCTGGTAGAGTAGGGATTTGGCCTGAAATTACCGTAATTGAGCTAAAAAAAGCTTGA
- the polA gene encoding DNA polymerase I, which translates to MANQKRLFLLDAYALIFRGYYAFIKNPRINSKGLDTSAIMGFTNSLLDVIKREKPDYLAVCFDKGGSTDRVEAFEDYKANRQETPEAIRLAVPYIEKILGAMNIPAIVKEGYEADDIIGTLAKKAEKEGLHTYMVTPDKDFAQLVSDNIFMYRPPRMGNGYEKWGVEEVKTKFGVENPLQVIDFLGMMGDSVDNIPGLPGVGEKTAKKFLAAYGSMEGLFENIHELKGKMREKVEANQELGLLSKKLATIMLDVPVELELDKLVFEQPNVEATKEIFTELEFRRLTENFLKTFAPSEETTAVVEKPKTTKTSAAGQFDLFAAPGGGSATKDTNINGFKTIENTNHFYQLIDTPLSRKLLLEKLMQQNSVCFDTETTGLKALEVELIGIAFSWEAGKGYYVSFPEDQEETKVILEEFRPFFEAVNIEKIGHNLKYDIKVLSNYNMPVKGNLFDTMIAHYLINPDMRHNMDVLAETYLNYQPVSITELIGKKGKNQLSMRQVELPKQTEYAVEDADITYQLKEHFSKELESGNVTKLFNEVETPLVSVLTAMEIEGINLDTDFLKTLSKALSKDISQLEQNIYEQAGEEFNIASPKQLGPILFDKLKLVDKPKKTKTGQYSTAEDVLSYLAKDHQIVADILEYRQYKKLQSTYVDALPNEINPKTGRVHTVYAQAVAATGRLSSNNPNLQNIPIRTKRGQEVRKAFIPRNEDYVLLAADYSQIELRIIAALSEEETMIKAFQHGEDIHASTAAKVFNVPIEEVTREQRSNAKTVNFGIIYGVSAFGLSNQTDLSRKEAKELIDTYYATYPKLRNYISKQVDFAREHGYVETVLHRRRYLKDINSRNAIVRGAAERNAVNAPIQGSAADIIKLAMINIYKRFEQENFKSKMLLQVHDELVFDAHKDELDIIKPIIKQEMENAFKMSVPLDVEIDTGANWLEAH; encoded by the coding sequence ATGGCAAATCAAAAACGACTTTTTTTACTCGACGCGTACGCTTTAATTTTTAGAGGGTATTATGCCTTTATTAAAAACCCACGTATCAACTCTAAAGGGTTAGACACCTCAGCTATTATGGGGTTTACCAACTCTTTACTAGATGTAATAAAGCGTGAAAAGCCAGATTATTTAGCCGTTTGTTTCGACAAAGGAGGAAGTACTGACCGCGTTGAAGCTTTTGAAGATTATAAAGCAAACCGACAAGAAACACCTGAAGCCATTCGTTTAGCTGTGCCTTACATTGAAAAAATATTAGGAGCCATGAACATACCTGCCATTGTAAAAGAAGGGTACGAAGCCGATGATATTATTGGTACGCTGGCTAAAAAAGCTGAGAAAGAAGGACTACACACCTACATGGTAACGCCTGATAAAGATTTTGCCCAACTGGTTTCTGATAATATTTTTATGTACCGCCCACCTCGTATGGGAAATGGATATGAAAAGTGGGGTGTTGAAGAAGTGAAAACTAAGTTTGGTGTGGAAAACCCGTTGCAAGTAATTGACTTTTTGGGAATGATGGGGGATTCTGTTGATAATATCCCTGGATTACCTGGTGTTGGTGAAAAAACAGCCAAGAAGTTTCTTGCTGCTTATGGTAGTATGGAAGGTTTGTTTGAAAACATCCATGAGTTAAAAGGAAAAATGAGAGAAAAGGTAGAAGCTAATCAAGAATTAGGCTTGCTTTCTAAAAAACTAGCAACCATTATGCTAGATGTTCCTGTTGAGTTAGAATTGGATAAATTGGTTTTTGAGCAACCCAATGTTGAAGCTACCAAAGAAATTTTTACTGAATTAGAATTTCGTCGTTTAACGGAAAACTTCTTAAAAACATTTGCTCCTTCTGAAGAAACTACTGCTGTAGTAGAAAAACCTAAAACAACAAAGACTAGTGCCGCAGGTCAATTTGATTTATTTGCAGCTCCTGGTGGTGGAAGTGCTACTAAAGACACAAATATTAATGGCTTTAAAACCATTGAAAACACGAATCATTTCTATCAATTAATAGATACACCTCTTTCAAGAAAATTATTGTTAGAGAAATTAATGCAACAAAATTCTGTGTGTTTTGATACTGAAACAACTGGATTAAAGGCCTTAGAAGTTGAGCTAATTGGAATTGCTTTTTCATGGGAAGCTGGTAAAGGCTATTATGTTTCATTTCCGGAAGATCAAGAAGAAACAAAAGTTATCTTAGAAGAATTTCGTCCATTTTTTGAAGCTGTAAACATTGAAAAGATAGGCCACAATTTAAAATACGATATCAAAGTATTGTCAAATTACAACATGCCTGTAAAAGGGAATTTGTTTGACACCATGATTGCGCATTACCTTATCAATCCTGATATGCGTCATAATATGGATGTACTTGCTGAAACCTACTTAAATTATCAACCAGTTTCTATTACAGAATTGATTGGTAAAAAAGGTAAAAATCAACTTTCAATGCGACAAGTTGAGTTACCAAAACAAACCGAATATGCAGTTGAAGATGCAGACATCACCTATCAATTAAAAGAGCACTTTTCTAAGGAGTTGGAAAGTGGCAATGTTACCAAGTTATTCAACGAAGTAGAAACACCATTAGTTTCTGTATTAACAGCTATGGAAATTGAAGGTATTAATTTAGATACTGACTTCTTAAAAACACTTTCGAAAGCCTTATCTAAAGACATCTCACAACTTGAGCAAAACATATACGAACAAGCCGGTGAAGAATTTAACATTGCATCTCCAAAGCAATTAGGTCCTATCTTATTTGACAAGTTAAAACTAGTTGATAAACCTAAAAAAACTAAAACAGGGCAGTATTCTACAGCAGAAGATGTACTTTCTTATTTAGCGAAAGATCATCAAATAGTTGCTGATATTTTAGAATATCGTCAGTATAAAAAACTACAAAGCACTTATGTTGATGCACTTCCTAATGAAATTAACCCTAAAACTGGGAGAGTACACACAGTATACGCTCAGGCTGTAGCAGCTACAGGACGCTTAAGTTCTAACAATCCGAACTTACAGAACATTCCTATCCGTACAAAACGTGGGCAAGAAGTACGAAAAGCTTTTATTCCGAGAAATGAAGACTATGTATTGCTAGCGGCTGATTACAGTCAAATTGAATTACGAATTATCGCTGCTTTAAGTGAGGAAGAAACCATGATTAAAGCCTTTCAACACGGTGAAGACATTCACGCTTCTACTGCTGCAAAAGTATTTAATGTTCCTATTGAGGAAGTAACCCGCGAGCAACGTAGCAATGCTAAAACTGTAAACTTCGGAATTATTTATGGAGTTTCTGCCTTCGGATTGAGCAATCAAACCGATTTATCTCGTAAAGAGGCAAAAGAGTTGATTGACACCTATTATGCAACCTATCCGAAACTACGAAATTATATTTCTAAGCAGGTAGATTTTGCTCGTGAACACGGATATGTTGAAACCGTTTTACATCGTCGTCGTTATTTAAAAGACATCAATTCTCGTAATGCTATTGTTCGTGGTGCTGCAGAAAGAAATGCTGTGAACGCTCCTATTCAAGGTTCAGCTGCCGACATCATTAAACTTGCCATGATTAATATTTACAAGCGATTTGAACAAGAAAACTTCAAGTCGAAAAT